The following coding sequences lie in one Trichoderma breve strain T069 chromosome 1, whole genome shotgun sequence genomic window:
- a CDS encoding peptidase of plants and bacteria domain-containing protein — MTRIAEPTPLPPSAHINGNYKHQDQSQDERKDSLDTFSVPNIQLQIRDLKHPGSKRFLGAVNATDLLTTGTLNVLKLLYNTPPNPETTVPPTSSVTLVLEDMPGVAYTVGQNDNNNIKEIHFSLSYIAQINPPSRVIPEINGVVTHELVHCFQYNGFGAAPGGLIEGIADWVRLHANLAPPHWKKEVKPNWDAGYQHTAYFLEYLERLYGQGTVRRINEKLRVSRYVEDTFWPGLFGRKVKDLFADYTRTLQHGV; from the coding sequence ATGACCCGAATTGCAGAGCCCACGCCACTTCCCCCCTCAGCTCACATAAACGGCAATTACAAACACCAAGACCAATCTCAAGATGAGCGCAAGGACAGCTTGGACACCTTCTCCGTGCCAAACATCCAGCTCCAGATCCGGGACCTCAAGCACCCCGGCTCAAAGCGCTTCCTCGGCGCCGTCAACGCAACCGATTTGCTAACCACCGGCACTCTGAACGTCCTCAAGCTCTTGTACAACACTCCCCCAAACCCGGAGACGACAGTCCCACCAACCAGCTCCGTGACGCTCGTCCTCGAGGACATGCCCGGCGTAGCCTACACAGTCGGCCAAAACGACAATAACAACATCAAGGAAATTCACTTTTCGCTCTCGTACATCGCGCAAATCAACCCGCCGTCTCGCGTGATCCCCGAAATCAACGGTGTCGTAACTCACGAGCTCGTCCACTGTTTCCAGTACAACGGCTTCGGCGCTGCCCCAGGCGGGCTCATCGAGGGCATCGCAGACTGGGTGCGTCTTCACGCCAATCTTGCACCTCCGcactggaagaaggaggtcaAACCGAATTGGGATGCCGGGTACCAGCACACTGCCTACTTCCTGGAGTATCTTGAACGGCTCTATGGTCAGGGGACGGTTCGTCGAATAAACGAAAAACTAAGGGTCAGCAGATATGTCGAGGACACCTTTTGGCCTGGGCTTTTTGGAAGAAAGGTTAAAGACCTGTTTGCAGACTATACCAGGACATTGCAACATGGCGTATAA